The following proteins come from a genomic window of Peptoniphilus equinus:
- a CDS encoding ABC transporter substrate-binding protein: MMKRTLLFMAITLLLIITGCQQQQSTSTLIYGSGDYTRINPAMDEHGEINALLFDGLTDHDGDNHVIPRLATDWDVSDEGRTYTFHLKDGVTWHDGEPFTAEDVKFTIEAIMNPQNGSENAPNFEDITAIDVVDDLTVVFHLKEANVTFLDYMTMAVLPKHLLEGEDFQEADFFKAPIGTGPYKLKAWDVGQAITLEKNPDYFDKVASIDTIVFKIITDDEVKALQLQSGELDLAQVTPKDAATFEKSGDYVVNDMTTSDYRGILYNFANPYWIENRDLIPAINYAVNRDDVLNTVLLGRGDVAYSPIQRNVYNYEGVEHYAFNPNKAETLFEQLGCRKDSEGYWTRGGKRIGFTINATPGDHVRMDMAQLVAQQLQQAGLDVKAYVPSEGIDWSNQEACIIGWGSPFDADDHTYKVFGTDKGANYSGYSNAKVDAYLLAGRQTADDSARREAYKNFQIEFAKDPAYTFFCYIDAIYVSNPKLHGIDPDTVLGHHGVGIFWNVCDWTLEP; encoded by the coding sequence ATGATGAAAAGAACACTACTGTTCATGGCAATAACATTGCTCTTGATAATAACCGGCTGTCAGCAACAGCAATCGACATCGACGCTGATCTATGGCAGCGGTGACTATACACGGATCAATCCGGCCATGGATGAACACGGAGAAATCAATGCTTTGCTTTTTGACGGTCTTACGGATCATGACGGAGATAATCATGTCATACCGCGACTTGCGACGGATTGGGATGTGTCCGATGAAGGACGCACCTATACCTTTCACCTAAAAGACGGTGTCACGTGGCACGACGGTGAGCCTTTTACTGCAGAGGATGTGAAGTTTACCATTGAGGCCATTATGAATCCGCAGAACGGATCTGAAAATGCGCCGAACTTTGAAGACATCACCGCAATTGATGTGGTGGATGACTTGACGGTGGTCTTTCATTTAAAGGAAGCCAATGTCACCTTTCTTGACTATATGACCATGGCGGTGTTGCCGAAACATCTTTTGGAGGGCGAGGACTTCCAAGAAGCGGACTTTTTTAAAGCACCGATAGGCACAGGACCATATAAACTGAAAGCTTGGGATGTCGGGCAAGCCATCACCCTTGAAAAAAACCCTGACTATTTTGACAAAGTGGCCTCTATTGATACCATTGTTTTTAAAATTATCACGGATGATGAAGTCAAAGCCCTTCAACTTCAAAGCGGTGAGTTGGATTTGGCTCAGGTCACACCGAAAGATGCGGCAACCTTTGAAAAAAGTGGCGACTATGTTGTCAATGACATGACCACGTCCGACTATCGAGGGATTCTCTACAACTTTGCCAATCCTTATTGGATCGAAAATCGGGATTTAATTCCCGCCATCAACTATGCCGTCAATCGGGACGATGTGCTAAATACGGTGCTTTTGGGTCGAGGGGATGTGGCTTATAGTCCCATTCAGAGAAATGTGTATAACTACGAGGGGGTCGAACATTACGCGTTTAATCCCAACAAGGCCGAGACGCTCTTTGAACAGTTAGGCTGTCGCAAAGACAGTGAAGGCTATTGGACACGAGGTGGCAAACGGATTGGATTTACCATTAACGCCACGCCGGGAGATCATGTGAGAATGGACATGGCTCAACTCGTCGCGCAACAATTGCAACAGGCAGGCTTGGATGTCAAGGCGTACGTGCCTTCAGAGGGCATTGACTGGAGCAATCAGGAAGCGTGTATTATCGGATGGGGCTCACCTTTTGATGCCGACGATCACACCTATAAAGTGTTCGGCACGGACAAGGGCGCCAACTATTCCGGCTATTCCAATGCAAAAGTGGACGCCTATCTACTTGCAGGACGTCAGACTGCCGATGATAGCGCCCGCAGGGAAGCTTACAAAAATTTTCAAATTGAATTTGCCAAGGATCCGGCGTATACATTTTTCTGTTACATCGATGCCATCTATGTGTCGAATCCGAAACTTCACGGCATTGATCCCGACACGGTGCTGGGGCATCACGGCGTAGGCATCTTTTGGAACGTGTGCGATTGGACTCTGGAGCCATGA
- the larC gene encoding nickel pincer cofactor biosynthesis protein LarC has translation MKTLYIECNMGAAGDMLSAALLELFDDKGQIVDELNTLGLEGVAYRSESSVKCGISGTHLRVLVHGEEEMSEDCHHAIPHHDHHDHDYHDHDHHDHDHHDHDHHHHTHHGHDHQHHSLADIETIIDGLRLSETVKHHVKAVYAVIGDAESMAHGKPVADIHFHEVGTFDAIADITAFCYMIDKLGSPRVVVSPINLGTGQVKCAHGIMPVPTPATVNILKGIPVFTNFIQGELCTPTGAALLKHFAEDFITMPAMTVERIGYGMGTKDFDVANCVRVFLGEAKDEISGVVELQCNVDDMTGEAIGFAMDVLFEHGALEVYTIPIGMKKSRPGILLAVMCRRQDLETMIHLIFKHTTTIGIRQSASKRVVLNRTIETLSSSLGEVRKKISTGYGVRRQKYEYDDITALAKTHDLSLHEVIDRLEKECRQ, from the coding sequence ATGAAAACACTTTATATTGAATGCAACATGGGAGCGGCAGGCGATATGTTGAGTGCCGCACTTTTAGAACTTTTTGACGATAAAGGACAGATCGTGGATGAACTGAATACCTTAGGACTTGAGGGGGTAGCCTATCGAAGCGAGTCTTCAGTCAAGTGCGGTATTTCGGGGACACATCTGCGCGTGCTGGTCCATGGGGAAGAAGAAATGAGTGAGGATTGTCATCACGCTATACCTCACCATGATCATCACGACCATGATTATCACGACCATGATCATCACGACCATGATCATCACGACCATGATCATCACCATCACACGCACCACGGTCACGACCACCAACATCACAGTTTGGCAGATATTGAAACCATTATTGACGGTCTTCGACTGTCTGAGACAGTGAAACATCATGTCAAGGCAGTTTATGCCGTCATCGGCGATGCGGAAAGTATGGCTCACGGCAAACCTGTTGCGGACATTCACTTTCACGAAGTGGGTACGTTCGATGCCATTGCCGACATTACCGCATTCTGCTACATGATAGATAAATTGGGCAGTCCTCGTGTGGTGGTCTCCCCGATCAACCTGGGCACGGGGCAAGTGAAGTGCGCTCATGGCATTATGCCTGTGCCGACACCGGCGACAGTCAATATTTTAAAAGGTATACCGGTCTTTACCAACTTTATTCAAGGGGAACTCTGTACACCCACAGGGGCTGCACTTTTAAAACATTTTGCCGAGGATTTTATCACAATGCCTGCCATGACTGTGGAGCGTATCGGTTACGGTATGGGCACGAAAGATTTTGACGTGGCCAATTGTGTCCGTGTTTTTCTCGGCGAGGCAAAGGATGAAATAAGCGGTGTAGTGGAGCTTCAGTGTAATGTGGATGATATGACAGGGGAGGCCATCGGCTTTGCCATGGACGTCCTCTTTGAACACGGCGCTTTGGAGGTCTACACCATTCCCATTGGCATGAAGAAATCGCGTCCGGGAATCTTACTGGCGGTGATGTGTCGCAGACAGGATCTTGAAACGATGATTCATCTTATCTTTAAACACACTACCACTATCGGTATTCGTCAGTCAGCAAGCAAACGGGTGGTTTTAAACCGCACCATTGAGACGCTATCAAGTTCCTTAGGAGAAGTTCGAAAGAAAATTTCCACAGGCTATGGCGTGCGCCGTCAAAAGTATGAGTACGACGATATCACGGCACTGGCAAAAACTCACGACTTATCGTTACATGAGGTCATAGACAGATTGGAGAAGGAGTGCCGTCAATGA
- the larB gene encoding nickel pincer cofactor biosynthesis protein LarB, whose amino-acid sequence MSELKDLLESVQRGDTTVADALHQIKKAPFQDIGFAKVDLHRKALQGYPEVIYGAGKTETQMEGIITTMLQNRQERILITRLNAEAASYLESKFELTYHSEARVGIVGSMPSPSGLGKIVVATGGTSDIPVAEEAALTAEIHGNEVVRLYDVGVAGIHRLFSHMDEIMDASVIIAIAGMEGALASVIGGMADCPVIAVPTGVGYGASFGGVSALLSMLNSCASGVSVVNIDNGFGAGYLAGMMNHMGKK is encoded by the coding sequence ATGAGTGAATTAAAAGATCTTTTGGAATCGGTACAACGGGGCGATACGACTGTTGCCGATGCGTTACACCAAATAAAAAAAGCCCCTTTCCAGGATATCGGCTTTGCCAAGGTGGATTTACACCGTAAGGCGCTTCAAGGTTATCCTGAAGTGATCTATGGCGCGGGCAAAACAGAGACGCAAATGGAAGGGATTATAACTACCATGCTTCAAAACAGACAAGAGCGCATTTTGATTACACGTTTGAATGCGGAGGCGGCGTCGTATTTAGAATCGAAGTTTGAGCTGACTTATCACAGCGAAGCTCGCGTCGGCATTGTAGGGTCTATGCCAAGCCCAAGCGGCTTGGGAAAAATTGTGGTTGCAACAGGTGGCACTTCAGACATTCCCGTGGCGGAAGAAGCGGCGCTTACAGCTGAAATCCATGGTAATGAAGTGGTGCGTCTTTACGATGTGGGCGTTGCCGGGATTCATCGCCTATTCAGTCATATGGATGAGATTATGGATGCGTCGGTGATTATAGCTATTGCAGGGATGGAGGGTGCACTTGCCAGCGTCATAGGCGGCATGGCGGATTGTCCGGTGATTGCCGTGCCGACCGGGGTCGGATACGGTGCGTCCTTTGGCGGCGTATCGGCACTGTTATCCATGTTAAACTCCTGTGCCAGCGGCGTCAGCGTGGTCAATATTGACAACGGCTTCGGTGCCGGATACCTGGCCGGTATGATGAATCACATGGGGAAAAAATAG
- the larE gene encoding ATP-dependent sacrificial sulfur transferase LarE, which translates to MELRDYLKNLQRIAIAFSGGVDSAYLLYEALQSGVEVKAYYVKSAFQPAFELEDAKRFAKLYGADLDILSLDVLQFDDVVANPSNRCYFCKQQIFGAIIEAAAKDGFTILCDGTNISDDEGDRPGMQALNELSVKSPLRDCGLTKTTIRERSKDAGLFTWDKPSYACLATRIKTNEAITGDKLAATERAENFLFGMGFHDFRVRRIGDMAKLELTKEDLTKALSYREAILNTLKSDYSKVVIDLELRDE; encoded by the coding sequence ATGGAACTCAGAGACTATTTAAAAAATTTACAGCGGATTGCCATTGCTTTTTCTGGCGGCGTGGATTCGGCGTATCTGCTTTACGAGGCACTTCAAAGCGGCGTTGAGGTGAAAGCTTACTATGTGAAGTCAGCCTTTCAGCCTGCCTTTGAACTTGAAGATGCCAAGCGTTTTGCAAAATTGTATGGCGCAGATTTGGACATCCTATCGCTGGATGTTTTACAATTTGACGACGTCGTTGCCAATCCGTCCAACCGCTGTTATTTTTGCAAGCAGCAAATCTTTGGAGCCATTATAGAGGCTGCGGCAAAAGACGGCTTCACCATACTTTGTGACGGCACCAACATCTCTGACGATGAGGGGGATCGGCCGGGGATGCAGGCACTCAATGAGCTGTCGGTGAAGTCGCCCCTTCGAGACTGTGGACTGACAAAGACTACGATTCGAGAGCGGTCCAAAGACGCAGGTCTTTTCACATGGGATAAACCGTCCTATGCCTGCCTTGCGACTCGCATTAAAACGAACGAGGCGATCACTGGCGACAAGCTGGCTGCCACGGAACGGGCGGAGAACTTTCTCTTTGGGATGGGATTTCACGATTTCAGAGTGCGACGCATTGGCGATATGGCAAAGTTGGAGCTCACCAAAGAGGATTTGACAAAAGCTTTGAGTTATCGGGAGGCTATTTTGAACACACTAAAGAGCGATTATAGCAAAGTGGTGATAGATTTGGAGTTGCGAGATGAGTGA
- a CDS encoding DUF3842 family protein, translating into MNILVVDAQGGGIGRQVIAALKKNNVGATILAVGTNSIATQAMLKAGADQAGTGENAVVVASKMADYIIGPIGIVITDSLMGEITETIAAAIGRSSATRLLIPTNQCHNMIMGIEEYNLSKFIDHVLNCLKLNRNGSTGS; encoded by the coding sequence ATGAATATACTTGTTGTAGATGCACAGGGCGGCGGCATTGGCCGACAGGTGATTGCGGCTCTAAAAAAAAATAATGTCGGTGCAACCATACTTGCCGTGGGCACCAATTCTATAGCCACGCAGGCGATGTTAAAAGCCGGGGCTGATCAGGCGGGCACCGGAGAGAACGCTGTCGTCGTGGCGTCGAAGATGGCGGATTATATCATCGGGCCTATCGGTATTGTCATTACCGATTCCCTGATGGGCGAGATCACCGAGACCATAGCTGCGGCGATTGGTCGGAGTTCAGCCACACGACTTTTGATTCCCACCAATCAGTGCCACAACATGATCATGGGGATTGAAGAGTATAATCTGAGCAAATTTATCGATCATGTGCTCAACTGTTTAAAACTCAATAGAAACGGTTCAACAGGAAGTTGA
- the arcC gene encoding carbamate kinase, with translation MSKIVLALGGNALGNTPEEQKQAVKDTASSIVDLVAAGNELIISHGNGPQVGMINLAMDAASKSEAKTPQMPFPECGAMSQGYIGYHLQNAIDNELKARGMAVPTATVVTQVVVNEADPAFSNPTKPVGAFYTKEEADAMAEKGFVFKEDAGRGYRRVVPSPKPVDIVEKQSVEALFNLGHIVIAAGGGGIPVIEKEGTYQGVSAVIDKDFTTAKLAELVDADLLIILTAVEQVAIRFGKPDQKWLSHLTIEEATQYMNDGEFAEGSMKPKVAAAIEFAATKPGRKALITSLDKAAEGLKGETGTTIADL, from the coding sequence ATGAGTAAAATTGTTTTAGCTCTCGGCGGCAACGCCTTAGGTAATACCCCTGAAGAACAAAAGCAGGCAGTTAAAGATACGGCGAGCTCCATTGTGGATTTAGTGGCTGCTGGTAACGAACTTATTATTTCTCACGGCAACGGCCCTCAAGTCGGGATGATTAACCTTGCCATGGATGCGGCTTCAAAGTCTGAAGCCAAGACGCCGCAGATGCCGTTTCCTGAATGCGGTGCTATGAGCCAAGGTTATATTGGCTATCACTTACAAAATGCTATCGACAACGAATTAAAAGCTCGAGGCATGGCAGTGCCTACGGCCACTGTTGTCACTCAAGTCGTTGTGAATGAGGCCGATCCAGCTTTCTCCAATCCGACTAAACCGGTAGGCGCATTTTATACTAAAGAAGAAGCGGATGCCATGGCGGAAAAAGGCTTTGTCTTTAAAGAAGATGCCGGACGCGGTTATCGACGTGTGGTGCCTTCTCCAAAGCCTGTGGATATTGTAGAGAAGCAATCCGTTGAAGCCCTCTTTAACTTGGGTCACATCGTTATTGCAGCAGGTGGCGGCGGGATTCCTGTCATTGAAAAGGAAGGGACTTATCAAGGCGTCTCTGCTGTTATTGACAAAGACTTCACCACGGCAAAACTTGCGGAACTTGTAGATGCTGATCTCTTGATTATCTTAACGGCAGTGGAACAGGTGGCCATTCGATTCGGTAAGCCGGATCAAAAGTGGCTCTCCCATCTCACCATTGAGGAAGCTACTCAATATATGAATGACGGTGAGTTTGCTGAAGGATCCATGAAGCCGAAAGTGGCAGCAGCTATTGAATTTGCCGCAACTAAACCGGGCCGCAAGGCGCTTATCACATCTCTTGATAAGGCAGCGGAAGGTCTAAAAGGTGAAACCGGAACGACTATTGCTGACCTTTAA
- a CDS encoding ornithine cyclodeaminase family domain, which translates to MKLEMPKYHHPDFEQDFLKQAPNAKLEEVQRDGISPRHYHALSIYPEYFKINGKWVLAEQSRMDTVCVARDTPGEERVEIVEFRNLKKGDKVVIGRTEDASEGIYVWTNGFNEESSESDTFAFRAGRSRETAFSVDYDTLYDVLRHEKENNGYVTMIVGTAVALDRDSRMALEHLIRAGYVQAIFCGTETAAFDLERGIYGTTWGQTSFKKEQNTTRMMYSVINKARRYGSTKALVESGEVKDGFIKACVEMDVPFVLSGTIRDRYGLPETINNVYTAQNTMRSHAKKTSTMIMVGAILFTIATGNMTPSYNTFDGVVRPVYLYTIDIQEFAVNKLADRGTLTAVSIVTNAQDFLRNVDRALNS; encoded by the coding sequence ATGAAACTTGAAATGCCTAAGTACCACCATCCGGATTTTGAACAAGACTTTTTGAAGCAGGCACCGAATGCCAAGCTTGAAGAAGTTCAGCGAGACGGCATCAGTCCGCGCCACTATCATGCGTTGTCTATCTATCCGGAATACTTTAAAATTAACGGCAAGTGGGTCCTTGCGGAACAGTCACGTATGGACACTGTCTGTGTGGCACGTGATACCCCGGGAGAAGAACGGGTTGAAATTGTCGAGTTCAGAAACTTAAAGAAAGGCGATAAAGTAGTTATCGGACGCACAGAAGATGCTTCGGAAGGTATTTATGTCTGGACTAACGGATTCAATGAAGAGTCTTCAGAAAGCGACACCTTCGCTTTTCGTGCCGGCAGATCACGGGAGACAGCTTTCTCCGTGGACTATGACACCCTTTATGACGTGCTTCGTCACGAAAAAGAGAACAATGGTTATGTCACCATGATTGTGGGCACAGCTGTGGCGCTGGATCGAGATTCCCGCATGGCATTGGAACACCTCATCAGAGCAGGTTATGTTCAGGCCATTTTCTGCGGTACGGAAACGGCTGCCTTTGATCTGGAACGAGGCATCTATGGCACAACATGGGGACAAACTTCCTTTAAAAAAGAACAAAACACGACACGGATGATGTATTCCGTCATTAACAAAGCGCGTCGTTACGGCTCTACAAAAGCTCTCGTGGAATCCGGTGAAGTGAAAGACGGGTTTATCAAAGCCTGTGTGGAAATGGATGTACCGTTTGTGCTCTCCGGCACTATTCGGGATCGCTACGGTCTGCCTGAGACGATCAACAATGTCTATACGGCACAAAATACGATGCGCTCTCATGCGAAAAAGACGTCAACTATGATTATGGTCGGTGCTATTCTCTTTACCATTGCAACCGGCAACATGACCCCAAGCTATAATACGTTTGACGGTGTTGTCCGTCCGGTATATCTGTACACTATTGATATTCAAGAATTTGCAGTGAATAAACTTGCTGATCGCGGCACACTCACTGCTGTGTCCATCGTAACCAATGCTCAGGATTTCTTACGAAATGTGGATCGAGCACTGAACAGCTAA
- a CDS encoding ornithine cyclodeaminase family domain → MKFQLPEFKKPDFEAQHYVDMPNVTWEASEKDGVVPEDFYLTSHLPTFYKVDGNWVLPEKNSLNCVAVLEGGTVHIKELRDVKAGDKVVVGSKTQGEEGILLYPEGFPDYVYTMRGKSVETSFSEDYDFLFELMEYEKTHNGHIVWVLGPSVVFDYDTRQALNQLAENGYINCLLGGNAMCTHDLEGGFLDTALGQNIYTQENAPMGHYNHLDLLNEVRTIGSIKDFIATGNVKNGIIKTLSDMDVPFVLSGSIRDDGPLPEVIGDQDQALSKTKEQLDKATLIIGIATMLHNLSVANMASGYRVLEDGNVRPVYMFAVDITENVVNKVGAAREYMAYTPMVTNVQDFVVNCERALVKPADKNLMDAMEIEEMDYVKAQGSAEEGKGELN, encoded by the coding sequence ATGAAATTTCAATTACCGGAATTTAAAAAACCTGATTTTGAAGCTCAACACTACGTCGATATGCCAAATGTGACGTGGGAAGCTTCAGAAAAAGATGGCGTTGTACCTGAAGATTTTTATCTCACCAGCCATTTGCCAACCTTTTATAAAGTGGACGGCAACTGGGTGCTGCCTGAGAAAAATTCCCTGAACTGTGTGGCCGTTTTGGAAGGCGGTACGGTGCATATTAAAGAACTTCGCGATGTCAAGGCAGGCGACAAAGTTGTGGTTGGTTCAAAGACTCAAGGCGAAGAGGGGATTCTGCTCTATCCTGAAGGTTTCCCTGACTACGTCTATACCATGCGAGGCAAGTCCGTTGAAACTTCTTTTTCAGAAGATTACGACTTCCTCTTTGAACTTATGGAATATGAAAAGACACATAACGGGCACATTGTTTGGGTTTTAGGACCATCGGTGGTCTTTGACTATGACACACGTCAAGCTCTCAATCAACTCGCTGAAAATGGCTACATCAACTGTCTTCTTGGCGGCAATGCTATGTGTACTCACGATTTGGAAGGCGGCTTTCTGGATACGGCGCTTGGGCAAAATATTTACACCCAGGAAAATGCGCCAATGGGACACTATAATCACTTAGACCTTCTCAATGAAGTGCGCACTATCGGTTCCATTAAAGATTTTATTGCAACAGGCAATGTTAAAAACGGGATTATCAAGACTTTGTCAGATATGGATGTGCCGTTTGTCCTCAGTGGGTCGATTCGCGATGACGGGCCGCTTCCTGAAGTCATTGGCGATCAGGATCAAGCGCTTAGCAAAACTAAAGAACAGTTGGATAAAGCGACCCTCATCATCGGTATTGCCACCATGCTCCACAATCTTTCTGTGGCCAATATGGCTTCCGGCTACCGTGTTCTGGAAGACGGCAACGTGCGTCCGGTATATATGTTTGCTGTAGATATTACAGAGAATGTTGTCAATAAGGTGGGCGCAGCTCGTGAATATATGGCTTATACGCCAATGGTCACCAATGTACAGGACTTTGTGGTCAACTGTGAGCGCGCTTTGGTTAAACCAGCCGATAAAAACCTCATGGACGCCATGGAAATAGAAGAAATGGACTATGTGAAAGCCCAAGGAAGCGCTGAAGAAGGGAAAGGAGAACTGAACTGA
- a CDS encoding ATP-dependent Clp protease ATP-binding subunit: MDTSKFSQGAIGYIKAAHNLAIQKKNTEVTDLHVMLAMLSDPSGTISHILSAMGVVVKAVREELEVAVLKLASPKGVSKLYVSRSYQRMLVLAEEIARSRFESTVSVTTLFLALLKDEDMAAAKLIGRYHITFETLNQELLRRDKERLAKGISEEDLKILLQYGRNLTDEARAGKLDPIIGREQETESCIRILSRRIKNNPVLIGESGVGKTAIVEGLVQQIDAGNVPEGLQDKIVFSLNMTSLIAGAKYRGDFEDRLKKVLDIIRESDGRIILFIDEIHMIIGAGNTSGTMDTSNILKPMLARGEILTIGATTLDEYKLYIEKDSALDRRFQKILVEEPSETATVAILQGIKSKYENFHRVTITESAMIAAVKLAKRYLSARKLPDVAIDIIDEASAMVKMEADAMPKALSRLKQEIEAQEIALIIERDNGNDKAHTLEAALKAKRNHYHRECEAYHDERARIKNIANLKADLEDLQSQIKKATQRDDVTKLEELLRLKQRYSDELAALHALSPTYPIKTDVLERDVKAIVSKLSGMPVRSLESDETRFIEKVKEQIQSHFIEGKRIVGDIVDAYTRSRSSLFRVNRPVGSFLFIGPSGTGKTHLANLVATYLYDGEQSAIRLDMSEYSEKSAVTKLIGAPPGYVGYEMGGNLSERIRTKPYSVIILENLDLAHRDVLAIIGEMLTAGTIKDSRGRSIDFTNAMVIATITSEEAGDTTLPASIRHAFNDVHHLKRLNLQGMTDLATLRLGLLKDELKDSDIELVWDESVSEVLGREAHRSPQGTKALNKLIEEQILTPLAIEAMDSQHGRLYTAHITYDGDFVVTLQ; the protein is encoded by the coding sequence ATGGATACGTCAAAGTTTTCTCAAGGCGCCATAGGCTATATTAAAGCGGCTCACAATTTGGCCATTCAAAAAAAGAATACTGAAGTGACGGATCTCCATGTGATGCTTGCAATGTTAAGCGATCCTTCAGGCACCATCTCTCATATCTTATCGGCTATGGGGGTGGTGGTTAAAGCAGTGCGGGAGGAATTAGAGGTCGCTGTGCTCAAACTCGCCAGTCCCAAAGGTGTGAGCAAACTCTATGTGAGTCGCTCGTATCAAAGAATGCTGGTTTTGGCTGAAGAGATAGCCCGAAGTCGATTTGAAAGTACTGTCAGTGTGACGACGCTTTTTTTAGCGCTGCTTAAAGATGAGGACATGGCGGCTGCGAAGCTCATCGGTCGCTACCACATCACGTTTGAGACATTGAATCAGGAACTGCTTCGACGAGACAAAGAGCGCCTTGCCAAGGGGATTTCTGAAGAAGATTTGAAGATTCTTTTACAATACGGGCGCAATCTTACGGACGAAGCTCGTGCGGGGAAATTGGATCCGATTATAGGGCGTGAACAGGAAACGGAAAGTTGTATTCGTATTCTATCGCGACGGATTAAAAACAATCCCGTTCTTATCGGTGAGTCCGGTGTAGGCAAGACCGCTATTGTGGAAGGCCTGGTGCAGCAGATTGATGCGGGCAACGTTCCGGAGGGGTTGCAGGACAAAATTGTCTTTTCTCTCAATATGACCTCCCTGATTGCGGGTGCCAAATATCGCGGCGATTTTGAAGATCGTTTAAAAAAAGTACTGGATATCATTCGCGAGTCCGATGGACGCATTATTCTCTTTATCGACGAGATTCATATGATTATCGGCGCAGGGAATACTTCAGGCACCATGGACACTTCTAATATTTTAAAGCCTATGCTGGCGCGCGGTGAGATTCTCACCATCGGTGCCACTACATTGGACGAGTATAAACTTTACATTGAAAAAGACAGTGCACTGGATCGACGTTTTCAAAAGATTCTGGTGGAAGAGCCGTCTGAGACGGCCACAGTGGCTATTCTTCAAGGGATTAAGTCAAAGTATGAAAATTTCCATCGTGTGACGATTACCGAGAGCGCGATGATCGCAGCGGTGAAACTTGCCAAGCGCTATCTCAGCGCCAGGAAGTTGCCGGATGTAGCCATTGACATTATCGATGAAGCCTCGGCCATGGTGAAGATGGAAGCCGATGCCATGCCGAAAGCGTTAAGCCGCCTCAAACAGGAGATCGAAGCACAGGAAATAGCGCTTATTATTGAGAGAGACAATGGGAACGATAAGGCCCATACCTTAGAAGCTGCCCTGAAGGCGAAGCGGAATCACTATCATCGCGAATGTGAAGCGTATCATGATGAGCGGGCGCGGATTAAAAACATTGCAAACCTCAAGGCAGATCTGGAGGACTTGCAAAGTCAGATCAAGAAGGCCACGCAGCGGGATGATGTGACGAAGTTGGAAGAACTTTTGCGTTTAAAACAGCGTTACAGCGACGAGCTGGCGGCACTGCACGCATTGTCGCCGACTTATCCTATCAAAACCGACGTGTTGGAGCGAGATGTCAAAGCTATTGTCTCCAAGCTGTCCGGGATGCCGGTGCGAAGTTTGGAAAGTGATGAAACGCGTTTTATAGAAAAGGTTAAAGAACAGATTCAAAGTCATTTTATTGAGGGGAAACGGATCGTTGGAGATATCGTGGATGCCTATACAAGATCGCGTTCCAGTTTATTTCGTGTGAACCGACCGGTAGGATCGTTCCTCTTTATAGGTCCTTCGGGAACAGGTAAAACGCACTTGGCGAATCTTGTGGCGACGTATCTGTATGATGGCGAGCAAAGCGCCATTCGTTTAGACATGAGCGAGTACTCGGAGAAATCGGCGGTGACTAAGCTCATCGGCGCACCGCCCGGCTATGTAGGCTATGAGATGGGCGGCAATTTAAGCGAACGGATTCGTACGAAGCCTTACAGTGTCATTATTTTGGAAAATTTAGATCTGGCCCATCGAGATGTCTTGGCTATCATCGGCGAAATGTTAACTGCCGGCACGATTAAAGACAGCAGAGGTCGCAGTATTGACTTTACCAATGCCATGGTTATTGCAACCATCACCTCAGAAGAGGCCGGCGATACAACGCTTCCCGCAAGTATCCGTCATGCATTTAATGACGTGCACCATCTCAAACGGCTTAATCTGCAAGGCATGACAGATCTGGCGACTCTTCGCCTCGGCCTGCTTAAAGATGAACTCAAAGACAGCGATATTGAGCTTGTTTGGGACGAGAGTGTCTCCGAGGTGCTGGGACGGGAGGCTCACAGGAGTCCCCAAGGCACCAAAGCTTTAAATAAACTTATTGAAGAACAAATCCTTACGCCGCTTGCTATAGAGGCTATGGATTCTCAACACGGTAGACTTTACACTGCACACATCACCTATGACGGCGACTTTGTCGTCACATTACAGTAA